In the Ictalurus furcatus strain D&B chromosome 13, Billie_1.0, whole genome shotgun sequence genome, CCAGATGTGGAGAATTCCCAAAGAGATTGCTGATGCACCTGCCTTCTTATTGGCTACAGAAAACTTTctattaactgtaactatataGGACCAGTAAGGTCTGTTATTgttcattatattttaaattattactgAGTTTCAGTTCAATTAAATTGGAACCATTATTAGAACTGTTTTTCAGTCTTTAACAGCCATGCCACCAGCTACTAAAGATCTtaagaggaggaaaaaatacacaataactAGCTGTCACAACAAGAACCATGTTATCAACTTACCTACATTTAGGCTCTATGGACTCAAAGGCACACTGCAGTGTTATACAGGTCTGTTCCAAAGATAGCAATCATACAACTATGTAGTCTTGCTTTTGATGTAGTTCTTAGCTCTTAGAACtacacactgaaataaaaaaataaaaaaagacaacataGGAAGTGCAAAAAGATGTGTTATGTCTGAGTCATGGTGTAGGGCTGGCCACATTCCAAGAATATTTCAAAACTAACTCTTCTCAAGACTTCAAAAATACTGGTTATTTTGAATCAAGTAAGCTACTCTGAAGAATTTataattgtttcattttctttttaaacacaatTACATACAAATAGTATTCTGTACACAAAAACGACGTAAACAGCAGGAACCATatccacaaaacaaaatcactaGAGTGAAGAGTCAGGGGATACCAGAGATCTCTCTGTGAACGATTTGAGGAATCCAGGTTTTAGGTGTAGAAGAGAATATGAACGCTTATGGTTGATGAGCAAAGACATACAGTATTTCCTTCCTATTAATAGACAACTGGAAGCAGGCAGCATTGTGACTGCAGGTCATACAGGATTGAGGCATTTCCAAGCACAGGACCACCTATGTGAAATCTAGATGAAGCTATGTCATGATAGTCATCACATTTACTGGGATGTGATCGTGACTAGTGGGGCTTGTGACAGTGCAAGGATGAGAGACAAAagatatgtttgtgtgtgtttagatagGGAGCTGTTTCCATTAACTTCTTACATTCCAATCTAAAGCTAGGCTTTGTCCTTAAATGTATGCTTCATGTACCTACCTTCACTAACCACCATATATCACATCAGTGGTATTTAAGAAAATTACTGATCCTCTACTGACAACAGATGAGAAGAGACAGATGAGAGGAGAGTCAGAATGACCATAAAACACCTTAAATCACATCACAAATCAGAGTTGGAGAAGTGTATAAATGACATCTTTGCATGTTTAAGACATGTATAGTATGTTGAACATCTGACGTAATGTATAATTTAAGGGGCATGAGTAAGGTGGGTGTCTAGGTCCTAGTCCATCTCTGTAAGGGTCACTTTAGGCAAACACATTAACTGAACAATCAATGAAATATGACTGCAATAATCTGTGTAGTTTTCTGAACATTTTATCCAACTAAAAGTACTCTTTACAATTAAGCCATGTAGTAGATTGTTGCAGAATGctcatacaataataataataatgataataataataataataataataataaatgtatccatcttcagtaactgctttatcctggtcagggtcacagtgtaTCAGGAGATCTcaaacactgggcacaaggcaggagaattcACTCAGAGTGAACaccagtctatcacagggcaccatgcacacacattcttacactcattcacacctacagtAAATGCAATTCTTTAGATCCTagacaatccacctactggcttTGGACTTTTGCTTTTGGACTCAGGAaaacgaaaaagaaaagaagaaagaaagaaaaaaacctagAGAGTTTGGAGGAAATGCACGcatgcacagggagaacatataCTAAAACTCATATTACATTAAATACAGACAGTaatccgagctcaggatcgaactgggAGCCCGGGATCTGTGAGGCGGAACTGTGGTGCAattaatatcatcatcatcgacTCATGAACTCCGGTTATCTTTAGAAAGAATAATCAGGACAGAATGAATGTCCTTGGCCTCTGACCCAGTAATCACAAGCCTGTGTATTGGGAACAaatcctcattcattcattttaaaccacATCTCTTTGCAATGTCAGAAGGAGCCTGGAAGCCCTTTGTAAAAGTGATCCACAGAACTAAGTGAGACAAGAGGTAGAGAAGAGTGATGACCCAGAAGGGTTTAGTTGTTTATATCGTGGTTAAGTGATGGTGAAGCAGAGCTGTGTGAAGGATGGTGCAAATAGACATTAAAACTCTCACTTATGCGCAACAGAGGCTGCGCATAAAGCACCAGAGTACCGTACAGTCACAAAGAAACCCCAATCCACCTGTAAACACTGGCTTCAGTTTATACAGCACGAATCAAATAACACTGTCACTTCAGGAAGTACAAAAGTTTAGCGTTCAGTACTAATCAATGGGCTTCCGCTGGTCTTTACACTTAGAGCACCCTTGATCACTCATCTTGCACTCACATAACTCGGGTTCATCACTGGTTTAAACAGGTTATTTGAAATAGGATTGAAAGCTTTGGTCTTTGAGATTTACTAAGTGTGTAAATCAAACAGGTTGCAGCGCAATCTCAATCGTATCCAAATCTCGCTACGTGAACTAATTTAGAAACGATTAAAACCGTATGCTGTCGAAAACCTGGGACTAAAGCACAGGAAAGAGCTCTTACCTGCTGTGATCACCTCGTGCCCTAATCGTGTCTCAGTCGCTCGCGCGGTGGTGTCGGCTTCTCACAACTCATCCCACCGCGAGGACCAGCGCGCGCAGCTTGGGAGTCGAAAATATGACGCCCATTCAGCACTATCAGATCTGCCGTGGGTATAAAAACACTCATCTGCCTATATATTGCTCCCTAATGCGAACGCAATGCCTTGGTacacactcctgggcaaaaaaaaaaaggcaaagccCAAAATCGCAAAAAATCATTAGcagaaaattagcaagaaaaacaaatgcactcctgaggCCTCCTGTGCCCCCATTTGCtcgtttacttttgctgcagtgaactgtttggggggggaaaagctagaaacagggaaattcactaTTATAATCTTGTACGCAAAGGTAAAAAccatgataatgattaaaatgatttgaTGCAAAATTTTAACGAACATGTCTGGGTGTACAAAGTTTAAGAAGtagaaataatgataaaaaaaaaagaaaattaaaaagttgTCCACAAGTTTACCCACAAGGCATAGATTTACAGTAATCAAAGGGAAAAGCTATACCATActaagttactttatctatttgtttaattcttgctaatttcctgaccaatgatttgttaaGACCAtcaaaagcttaatattttgccatttcgGGCttggcccaaaaaaaaaatcatctttttACTCAGGTGTGCAAAACTTTTGGGTAAACCCACGATGTGACTTACTGTCCTTTTACTGGAACCTTTCTTGGGATATGTAAATTATTAGACACTACTGAATTATTGAAATTGTTCTGGATTCTCTTTGCAAACACAAAAAACTTGATAAGAGATTGCACATTGCAAACTGTCAAGATATGggtaatgaaaaataaatcaaatgaagtactgtacacatAACCGTCACAAAACTGTTATCTAATGAATgagctttataaaataaattctattAGAGAAATCAacatgtgcaaaaaaataaataaataaaaattaaaaatgcaaaaacccCACAATGCAAATAACTTTATTAAAACTATAACTAAAAGCACAACAAATCAAGCCTTGTGAACAAATGTTTTAGAAATGAGAATGCTTATGATTAGGCAAAATtattagttaaaaaataaaattaaattaaaaaaataacagaaacgAGAATCATCACACAGCAGCAATGCAATCTGAAATGAGATCAATTAATGAATCTGCACTAAGACTTTTACTAACTGCTTTTAGTAACAAAATAAGGCTCCAATATACTGAGTCTTATtgaacattttacatttgtaaTGTAAAGCATACTCATGTAGAAACACTCTACTGTAGATAAGATACAGTACACATAATTATGGATTTGTAAAcaacttgtttttaaacaaactaaacGGCTTAAACTGTTTAGAAACACTGGAACATAATTTACATTAATTACTTTTGTGTTCCACCCATTTGCTTCACAAGAAGAAGGAGCAACTCCTCAATGTGGGCAATCTGGGGAAAAAgaataatgaaagaaagaaaaattggAAGTTTTTAAATGgcaattcattaaaaaacaaaacaaacagtagctgattaaacagtaaaaattcatgcattttaaaaaagttaacaGTTTTCACCTTCTGCTCAAGGGACACACAACAGCACGAAGCAGGAGCTGCTAAAATAAACCAATAACATGAGCATGAAGATTACAAATTAAGTAACATTTTCAGATGCAGAAGAAACTAATCCACTTTCACACCAATTTCAACAAATGTCCTAAACCAAAAATCTACCACAGTAACTAGATCCCTGGGTTGTCACTGATACCCACCTTTGCTTGTAACCTTTGGAGGGACTTGTGGGCCCTCCTTTTCCATGCTGGCCATCGTAGTCTTCATATTTTCTgaaatcagacaaaaaaaaaaaaaaaacccaaacataacTACTTCTCTATGCGATGACCAGGATGTGTAGCTAAATAACACCTTTGGGCCAgaattgaaagaaagaagaaaaaaaagctaggTGTAACAGCACCTGCGGACTCGAGCAAGAGAATGTTTTTCCACTTTCAGACTTCTGAAATGGTCTTTAATAATAACCTCTgctttaaaatatacattttatttcagaaaatctTTATTACTTAATCATCATAATCTGATCAGCCTTCACTCAGGGTATTAGACAGTACAGAGAAGCCACTTTATCTGCAGAATAAAGTGCAAATATCATCAAGAAATAAGTCCACCTCTGCAGTGATAGACGAGAGCTGGCAGCTAATCAGCGGAGAGAAAGAGCAaaggcatgagagagagagtaaacaaACTAAACCATGTGGAAAGTGATACTATAATCAGGAAAAAGGATTTAGAAGTGATAGCTTTTTCCCCCTCCTAAACAGGTTAGACATTTATTTGTTCTCCGATATGGTGAGAAGCTTGTTAATGACAGATGATAGCCGATTTATACTTGTTGTGGAATTTATAACGTAACCCAGACCTACAGAACTCACGATAGCCACCTAGAGTCAGGAGCTGTGGTTGAATTGTCAAAGAAACATGACTTTGTGTGACTCAATGTATTGCACTAATGCCCAGAAATGTGTGAAAAGGAGGCCAAATAATATTGATTCGCAACAAAATATTCCTCACAAAATAAACGTGTGTCTATCAGATGTACCTTTTTCGTGACTTTGAGGTTCGGGCTTCCCAGGGTCTGCGGATAAATGATGAGCTGAGGCACTACCAGCTCGTGTCTGCCCAGGTCCCTGGGCCTGTGTGTCTTGAGTCAGAGTATCTGTGCTAGACTTGCCAGGAGATTTCTTCAGTGCCCTTAAAATAATGGAGTTGATGTTGTTGTGTCCTTGAGCAGAGTGCTCGGTAACATTTAGCAGGTTAAAGGTGCCATCAAAGTTATCTACGGAGGCCAGCACTTTGCCACTCAGCTGTACACCAAAAAGCTCCAGGACCTCAGGAGGCCACACAGTCGGGAAGTGCTCTTTACCTGGAAAAAGAAGTTTACAATTAACTTGCAATGCTGCTTTAATGGCATTATGGATTGCTATAAAAGTGTGCCCTGattgatgatttaaaaaataaataaactgataataataatactcctcTTTCTTACCTGAAAGAGCACATCTAGCTATTTGAAATGGGTGCTGCAGAAGTGCTTTCGGGATGGGCAGGATGCTGGAGACAGGAACCCTCTCCATGTTCCCATAGTCCGCATAAATCACACTTGCATATTTGCTTGTAACTCCCAATACAACAGCTCTGTACCAATTTTTGTCACCTactcaaaaatacatttaaggATATAATTTACATCAGTAACTTTTAACCTATTTACAGAATATATTTAAAGGTAATTAATTGGTCCTCAAAATAGTTCAGGTCACTCCTCTGTGTAGTTAGTCAAAGCCGAATACAAAAACTTAAAATCTTAAAAGATTTAGTACTACAATGGTATTCTCGCTAAGATTCTTTCCTCCACACTAATTTAAGAGCAAAAGGTGCACACTGAAAgcatataattattattttaggacAGACATGGAATTATTGGCTTTAAccaaaattccaccactgtAGTTTCACAATTTAGTCTTTCCCGAATGTCaccaggtgttttcagtcaattaaaaaaataaaaaataaaaatttacacacaaaaaaaccccccatcTATTTCTAAGACAACTTCACCCAAGCTTATGAAAAAAAGTTACTTCAATGCTTAGTGGACCTCATCACTTAAAAGCAATGCTATATAGTtccagtatactgtataatagcTGTATTTAGTTATGGCATGGCTTCGGAGTTTGTTAGTAGGTTCTTTTTGGCATGACTGTTTAATGTAATAGTTGAACTTTCAGTGTGAGTAACCTGAGAACTGAGCACAGCAGGCTGCTCCAGGTAAAGGCATGCTCTGGTTGGGCAGGGTCTGCTTGCTGCAATACCTTGTCACATCCGTCATAACACTCTGCAACTTCTCTATGTTCACTGTATTAGATGCAATAAAACACTCAAGCATATAAAATGTACACTGTCCCTAAATTAAAACAGTCAGAACTGTTATTTCCATGATCATTTCTGCACAATTCAACACTGCATCCTGAGCAAACCAGTCTAACTTTAGGCTGTTTAGACAAAACAAATAGCACTATTTATAAAGCATGATAAAGTATCCAGTTTTGCCTGAGATAAAAGCAATTGTGCCCAACTGCCCAATCTCAAACTTTGTCGATACAGATCCAAccaattattaataaaaatacaattatttaaatattcgtGCAAAGTTCACACCCTCTCTAGGATTTATCACATAGAAGAGACTTGGGCTGGTCACTGCTGCCACCTGAATCTGGAAAGTCTTGCTGCGAGGCAACTCCACTGTCTTCCAGTCCAGAGGAAATGAAACAGCTATGTAGAAGGACACTCAATTACAACCAGTCAATaatcaaaatcatttaaaaacacaatgtAATAGTAAAGTAATTGTCTTGATAGAAATCAAAAAAACTACAGCTGCTAACAGAATTCTATGCACTTTCTAAATGTCATTTGTCTGGAGAAATTCAGATAATACATATAGTGTAATGTGCATTCACTTGATGTGCTGGACTGTGATATGGTGGGTTTTTGTCCAGTTGTTTTAGCTTGCTGCTCAGTGCACGAATGAATTTCAGCAGGCACCGGAGCAGGAGATGCTTCTACTGGTTCAGTGAACGTGGCTGCTTGTGAATCAGGCTTGTTCTCCTGTCCTGAAGGTTTGGCAAGCTGTTCTGCAATGAGTACAGCAGCAATGTTGTGGCCACTATACTCCAGCTCAACTCCATAACCTTTTTCGGTGATGGATAATGCTCTGCCAGTGAGCTGCTTCCCCACACACAGAGTCTGAAACCTCTGCACTGCGTCCTTACTCCACTCCGTTCCTACAGGCTCAAGTCCTGCAGGAAGTGGGGTTAGGCAGAACAAGGCCAATATTTAACTAAGCGGTACATAAATCTCCCATGCAACACCCAAGTTTCTTTTGTGCTGGTACAATCGATGTGCCAGATACATACTtaagcacagaaacacacacacaagatataCCTGCAAGCCAACAACATATGGCCTGGAAAGGGAGTTTGAGGAGGCTAGGTTTGATGGCTCTTAGATGAGCTGCCTGTACTTTACGAGTGTTCCCATAATCTACAAAATACACATTTGCATTTCCATCTCCTTCAAGACTCTGCACAATGCCCCTGTACCAGCTCCCATCTGATGGAttcacagaaaagaaaaagaagcaaaaggagttaaaatgtacatttcctCATGGAATTTTAGcatgcaaaaacaaataaaaatataaaatcataatttaacacttttatttaaagtacAAACATATTCAGTTGTGAATAAAGACATGCGTCTGACCACTGAAGAGAGCACAACAGGGTTCTCCAACAGTAGGGTTGAAAGGAGTCCTATCAGCCTCACAGTGCTTCATCAGAGCAGTGGACAACTCTGCCAGGGTCTGCAGGTCTGTCAAACATATATCTCTCATTCAACACTGCAACAATGCttttcaaaacaacaaacatacagagagaaaaCCATACCTTCTGCATTATAATTATAGCAGTAGAATTGTCCAGGATTTTCCAGTACACTGACCACTAGCGCCACCTTCTGGCCATCAATGGGAAGTTCTGCACAAGACAACTCCAATTTGTCTGCTGGACCATCTgccagaagaaaaacaacaatgtttagCAATGCAACATCATAGCGCAATAGACAAGTGACAATATTTTTATACATCCTACCTTCATACGCTTCATCATGACTAACAATGTCATTACAATTTATAATACAATtagtttagaattttttttttaaaaaggtatgtTGGGTAAAAATATTGCTCAGGTTCTTTAGCATAACAAttgcctttttaaaataaactaaactacTAATGGAACAAAAATTACCTgcttaaattaataaacaagttATAATTAATAGATGGAACTACATATGCACTAGGTAGGTTACTGATTTAGTTACATATTCACTTTCCAAACAGAGTTAAGAGTTTCTGAAACACGTTTTCAGACTATACCCTGGCCTGAGTAACCACAAAGCAACTGTTTTACCACAAAAAGACATACCAATGCATTTAAATTGGTGAACTCTATGAGGACTTTTATCTGCAATAAGAGCTATTTTAAGCTACAAAATATTTAGTTCATGTATTAGTATTAATAGCCTTGTTTAATCAACTTGTGCAACATGGGAGAAATGTCATGTACAACCTAAAGTCTGGTGTAACAGTatattgtgtaaaatatatGAGAGATCGAGTTATTACTATATTACAGATTTTTAATTACAATATCACAGAATATCGTTTATGTGCAGAAATGTAATCTACCTTAAAGACAGGAACCTAAATATATTCTTGAGACTCACCAGGGCTTTCAACTGCTTCCTTTTTTTCCATATTTCCTACAGCAGCATGGCCTGTAGAAACAAGCAGCTCAGCTACATTAGTCTGAGGATCACTGGACTCATCAACCATCGAGACCAAAGCTGTTCCATCTCGCTCTCCAAGAATCTCCACACGGAGGAAGCGGTTACAGACCAATTTCTTCAGCATTACTACGGCCTCCTCTGACCATGCATCTGAAGTGGGCTTAATAGCTGGAAACAAAGAAAGATACAGCATATCCTTTCAATGAATAAATCAACTGTTATGTTAAAATTTAATTGATGCTTATAAAACAATGCTTTTTCTGGCTCAAAATAACACTTCATAAGCTGACAGTAAGCACCTCCAGAAAGTCCCAACAGTTGAAAGCTTTTTGCTTTACCTGCCAGGGCACATGGGATTGCCTGAGTAGCCAAAGCTATCAGATCCATACTGATGGGACGCAACTGATTCAACGACACCTCTTCAGAGTTCCCAAAGTCTATGTAACCCACACACACCCGAGCCTCGGAGGAATATGCCAGCACTTTGGCCCTATACCACTGATTGTCCTCTGTAAAGGAACATGAAGATGATGTACACCACTGAACACTAACAGTCAGGACAAGGTCACCACCTCAAGTCCTTTATAACCAATTGAGAAATTCAAAACAGGTCTCACCCAAGAAAAGGGAACAGCAGACTGTTCCAGGAGCAGGTCGGAAGTTCTCGCTGGCCTGAGTCTTAATACAGTGTTCTCTCAAATTTGTTTGTAACTGCTGAATAACACCTACACAGAAAAAACATGAGAACATCCAACGCATACAATATATTACCCtctaaacaccaacattatttTTGCAATTCCTCAAAGTTGTTTTATCTATTTAAGGCTCTCACTGGCTCAACTGCCTCTAACTGGTTAAACTGGGATAGTGTGTTCTTACTGGCATTTTCTAGCTTTTGGCAGATGATGTCTGAAGGGGACTGAAGATGGGTGACTATAGCTGTGAAGGTGTCTCCCACTCCTTGACTCAAGGGCTCTGGTGGCTGAGCCTCAGTGTTCTTATTTTTCCCATCAGACAAACACTTGAAGTTTTCAAATGATGCGTTCATTAAAgaatctttaaaaacaaaaaaaagaaaagaaaaaagaaagacgaatggaactgaataaaaaaaattaattcattaaccaACTACTTAAATCATGGATTTTTTACAAATAACTCACAGATATCTTGCTTGATCTTTGGCTTTGTGGAATTGTTCTCTTTCGTTGCATAGCCCTGGTCAATCAGGAAAGTACTGAGATTCTTACCTGTGGATTAATTAAACTCATGATTATGAATGCTCCCTTTATGCCACATAATTAGCTGATTGACTATTAAACCCATATGCTCATATTTGAGAATAAACTGGCaacatattacaatatattcCATTTTCATAAGCAAAATGCCTTTGCTCTACCAAGTGTGGACAGAGGCGCATCTACAGCAAACACAGTGCTACTGTTCAGGACATCCACCACAGTGAAAGTCAGACTCTTTCCAGCAACCAGTTGCCTTAATGCAATACAACATTGGCCTGTCCAACTGCTCGTGATTGCAGTTACTCCAGCAATACAACACTGTATAGCCTACAAAATTGAGTTCATAAAACAGAAGACTTGTTAGCCA is a window encoding:
- the tdrd1 gene encoding tudor domain-containing protein 1, which encodes MNRAFSPSLVRPTLPLRRPASGPGSSPGPGTPSSLSPVINNQGTCSPQDLSLLTGSLDGILKTIIKFNAEPMPAPVTVSLCNYCSKQGNLRCTRCKKTCYCSVACQTEDWKAHRHICKPSAPETSASDKPKESPTLPCGEGASILESKVNNIYVVEPKRVYLRDLHKNNLSKGDEVQASVVEMRTPGKFFIHIQSVEMCETLKNITLNLQKTYGGSPASVYTPEIGEICAVKFSFDQNWYRGEIESVDLDHHTATVLYIDFGNEEDVRFDQIRPLSANIDSAPPCAIQCCIAGVTAITSSWTGQCCIALRQLVAGKSLTFTVVDVLNSSTVFAVDAPLSTLGKNLSTFLIDQGYATKENNSTKPKIKQDIYSLMNASFENFKCLSDGKNKNTEAQPPEPLSQGVGDTFTAIVTHLQSPSDIICQKLENASVIQQLQTNLREHCIKTQASENFRPAPGTVCCSLFLEDNQWYRAKVLAYSSEARVCVGYIDFGNSEEVSLNQLRPISMDLIALATQAIPCALAAIKPTSDAWSEEAVVMLKKLVCNRFLRVEILGERDGTALVSMVDESSDPQTNVAELLVSTGHAAVGNMEKKEAVESPDGPADKLELSCAELPIDGQKVALVVSVLENPGQFYCYNYNAEDLQTLAELSTALMKHCEADRTPFNPTVGEPCCALFSDGSWYRGIVQSLEGDGNANVYFVDYGNTRKVQAAHLRAIKPSLLKLPFQAICCWLAGLEPVGTEWSKDAVQRFQTLCVGKQLTGRALSITEKGYGVELEYSGHNIAAVLIAEQLAKPSGQENKPDSQAATFTEPVEASPAPVPAEIHSCTEQQAKTTGQKPTISQSSTSTVSFPLDWKTVELPRSKTFQIQVAAVTSPSLFYVINPREVNIEKLQSVMTDVTRYCSKQTLPNQSMPLPGAACCAQFSGDKNWYRAVVLGVTSKYASVIYADYGNMERVPVSSILPIPKALLQHPFQIARCALSGKEHFPTVWPPEVLELFGVQLSGKVLASVDNFDGTFNLLNVTEHSAQGHNNINSIILRALKKSPGKSSTDTLTQDTQAQGPGQTRAGSASAHHLSADPGKPEPQSHEKENMKTTMASMEKEGPQVPPKVTSKAPASCCCVSLEQKIAHIEELLLLLVKQMGGTQK